GGCTGTCAGAAGACGGTCAAgcgccaactttctgacttctatccgttcgtcagtcatcatactaaggagaatgttttctggaagagtaaagaaagcattctgttgaatggatgaattgacaaccttgcgcagtttagcaggtctttgattgaactgttgaatcttattgagaaccacaaaggtgattaaactgtaagtatgtacttgaccaaaatctttatttgctttgttggtttgtcagtagaaatgtataatctcagaattctatttgcacaggtgagccagcgagatttacACATGTTActtggatgcatcgacgctaaatctgaggaacattgactggaaataacagcttctgatattttatagagaaaagcttggtctgtgctaagttgggtcagATTAATagcctcagaaggtaattggcaggatgtaAGACATTCAAacaacaacaggcaacttctcacaatcagagagcagtttacctatgtcgccagagaatgtatttggactctttgagacacaatctatgtgttcgaaaagagcacgaaatggaagttcgtagaaatgtagaagacaaacaacccactgtaatggcctacttattctttcttctagtttccgaatgattccacctttccaacctgtgttcgtgttggtgccatcagcaccaacaacttctagatgttctgcatcaactgaattgtcttgtaaatgttgccatatagcttgcgtcacaatgtcgcggtagtactttccaccttcgctgacttgtgtaagtgtattgtctttgcggccgtcaaaatacagcccatatacagagtcaaactttcggtgttttggagcttaactccaacactttttttgcccgactaatcttgcatttgtcagtgacaaagctagcctgatcctctgttatcaaacctgcttttttggcatccagaaaagcagttgaaacaatcaaggccgctgctctatcacttactccaaatctttgggcagctaaagcagtgtgttctaatactggtttgttttgtttggttttagaggttggaagagaaaattcatcatcagtatcgtttttggaagaatccatgtgcgacgcacctacattgttgttgtctgtatgagagtctggctgatctgaatggtcacgtgttctagctgatacttttctggtaagtgttgatgttgaatgacgctTTGAAAGcttctctttcttcttctttattggcgtagacaccgcttacgcgattatagccgagttaacaacagcgcggcactcgtttcttcttttcgctacgtggcgccaattgggtattccaagcgaagtcaggtccttccaacggagtggaggtcttcctctttctctgcttcccccggcgggtattgcgtggaatactttcagagctggagtgttttcatccattcggacaacatgacctagccagcgtaaccgctgtttttgattcgctgaactatgtcaatgttgcaggacgggaattatgagcgacttatagagtttagcttttgttgaaggatggagtcatgtgtagaagttcacgcaagtgaggaaagttctctgatcgccattcacttgggagtggccagaaacgattcttttacacatggctcaagcagctcactacttccagtatttgaccaagtatcctctgtgtagcctaagaacatccgttcgaaggcgagctaatgtgagaaggcgaaacatcccctacatagggttgtgcgctgggtttgggacccgccacttaaaaaaacactccaatgaaaaagaaaaagcagcCTCGGATTataaagcttttctttacgttcatttttctttgtaatcttttctGTTTCAGGACacttctgtctaaatttaaatttagatacagatattttgagttctgtgttctgttgatagaatataagtgatagcacacggcgaaatcaacgacaagagtgaaggaattcgaggaaaaaatatttatgtggagaccagtccgaatgTGTCGTATgacgcagggaaatgaatgtaagtgatagaactcggcgaaatcaccgacaagagtaagggaactcgatgaaaaaatatttgtgtggagacctatccgaacgtgtcctttggcgtaggtgaatgaatgttaTCACTAAATCAACGCCAAgaccgattttcaccttgcgctgtggcgcgccgcattttcgctcgtatctcgggaacggttcgtcctacggacATGATCACACACatcatttcggtagcaaatgacgtgacaaataactctTGTTCTATACATtatgccatgagatgcgtatttcaggcgctaggtaaacaatttcacgattttaggcggatttccgaaatttcaaggccggagttggggttgaagatgcaatccgatctcaaaacaaaaagttgcattggaatcaggaagtactagaaatcccgaatcgaaaaaagtccggaatcgacccaccctactgTAAAATTCCGATGTGAAGTAAATTtccgctctttaatttgtgCAACAATATCTGTATTGCCACTATTCTGCGATGAACATCAAGTTTCGGAGAACGGCGTTGATGCCCTTCTTTCCGTTAACTGATATTCCCCTCTTCTAGCCTTCGTTCGCATTTCGCTAACTTTGCGGGCTAATAATTTGCCCATCcctgccatatatcataataaaattttatacaaattaagcGTTGATTGTGAAACGCATACGACTACTCAGTGTGCgacaatacttagctaagacTTTATTTCGGCGCAaattaagtatggactgtgaaaccatAACCATAATTATTGCTCTTTGATAACTAATAAACGGTTAATTAATGTTGTGAAATTACTAAAAGTAtcgtatgaaaaaaattacaaaactttcGATAATTCTCCCCGTCCGCCATCTTgccaagctcttcatactcacacatttcagcctctcccgcacgtgttgtggtcgattcttttgcattttccgaaaaccaatggcttgcAGCTTTATGTAAGAATAATTGTAATGCCGTCCGACAGTTCCCTTATGCCGAgctgttgacgagtgctctcagagagcaggagtgcaagtcgagtagaaaatcgtacGGCTGTttattgtgattgcagcttcttgacgtcgaaccttccttgtgtttgagAGAGTCAGgagcgaatcttggctgcaacagaATAGTGGCCccagtcgatgttaggacctcgaaaagtacgcacatctaaaacactggagacgtgtcttctgtctatcacaacataatcgatctggttggtggtttttcgatccagagacagccaggtggcttaaTGGATTTCCTTatgttggaatctagtactagaGGTAACCATATTGCGGGCCctggcgaagtcaatcagccatTTGGGGacgtttcatcgtggaggctaaATATACCGACCGTAGTGCTTGTTATAACTTAATAAAGTATCTTTAAGTTCTTACCGCTGGTGGGGTAAAATTAAAGATCTTTGTTTGAGTGAGAATATgttcattctaattttatttcgatattttcattacttatatacaatttttaaaaaactatcttaaataactaaatatatgtgtatgtatgtgtatatgtattgcACAATACATGGGGTCGTTTTTAACTATACtatttaatacatgtgtgtgtgtttgacgTTATCTGATCTGAAAATTTATGACTTATCTTTacccatgcatttttattgttatttgatGCGTTTTCATGTAAATGCATGTGgctgtttatgtacatatgtatgtatatctaatatataaaaataagtaaggtTTTCCTTCCTGACGCTATAACTCCAGAACGAATGAACCGATTTCCTCGGCTTTGCATTCGTCTAAAGTCTCGAGCTCCGTGAGGCTTATAGCAGAGAAAATtcaggaaaaatttcaacataaatGCGGGaagatttttttgcatacatcGCCATCTCTGATACATAGCATGTACTAccagcaaatattttaagaagatGGCGCCGGCGCGTGATACACTGTTTACCAGCTACTAATTGTTCTCTGCTCAGTTAATTTCATGTGTCAAACCGGTATTGTGTTCACtgtgaaattgtaaacaaaaaaaaaataaaaaaataagttattcgTTTCCTATCCCTtcaattggaaaaaatcaaattgtgaaaattttcatttaatttctacAGGCATTTCTCATTAAGGAGGTAAGttgaactgtttaaattatGTGGATCGTGCATTTGAGGTTTAATTCACCAATCTGTCCATAGTCCAAAATGCCTAAAGGACGACGTGCGAACATCGGCCGCCACACAAGGCATGCAAGCCAGCAACAAGTTTATTCACAAAACTTAAGCGAAGAAAGACAAAATTCAACAAGAGAAAATGCCCGATTGAGACAACGCGTGAGGACACGAAGATCATTGGCATCATACAATCGCTAGGCATTCCAATATGATCCCACTGCGAACTACGGTGATGATGAAAATTTAGATATTGAACAAATGACGACTATATGCCGTTATTGCTAAGCGTTGAAGTTCAAAAGAGAAGCGGCTGGATTGTGCTGCGCAAATGGAAAAGTCAAACCATCCGGATCCATTACTTACACCACCACAGCCACTGAAACCATTGTTTGAAGGAAGTGTTCCCGATTCTAACCATTTTCTTCAACACATCATTGAATACAATAACTGCTTTCGCATGACTTCCTTTGGAGCTAATATCATTCGAGAAGACGGATTCATGCCGACTTGCAAGGTTAGCGATCACTCACACCCATAAAATGAATTGCTACACATAACAACTACATATACACTACACACTACACCATCACACGATCAGAAGTTACACCGTATTCTTCAACACATGATTGTTtgcaattacagatacaaggacaaatataTCATTTGCATGGTTCAATGGTGCCAAGACCAGATGAACCGcatcaatttcttcaaatatatttcatttcgtCGATGTTGGATCAGCTGAATGTGCGATGCAATATACAGGGAACACAACAGTTAAAGAGACGAATTATTGAACAGTTACAAGCATTTTTTCACACTAACAATGCTGTGGTTAATATGTTCAAAACAGCATTGGAACGAATGCCATCGGATATGCACAAATTTGTCATAAGAGCGGATTGAACCCCAACAGGTGAACATGTGCGAAGATTCAATGCACCAACCGTTAATGATGTTGCTGCAATTATTGTTGGCGATCCAACTAAATCGCGAGACATTGTCGTTAAGTGAAGAAGCAATATCATGCATTGTGTAAACGAGACACATCGTTTGTACGATGTGTTACAATATTCAATCATTTATTGGCAAGGGCAGGACGGATACGACATCACGTTGAAGATGGTCGATCCAATTACAGGTACAATATTCACACTcttattattgctattattggTTTCCATTcataattcatttaattttgtattttcaggCGTATCAACGAATAAAAATCTAAGCGCaatgatatactatacatatcgTATGATGATTTGTACAAATGAGGAGAATGCCATTCTGAAGTGCCGTTCGCTATTCCAGCAATTCGCTGTCGACATGTTTGTCAAAGTCGAGACCAAATGTTTAGCGTTCATCCGATTCAATCAGGCAAAGCTACGATCTGAGAACTATATACACTTCCATGATGCTATTCATTCATCATCTTATATCGGAATCCCACGCCACATGCACGAATACGCTCAAGACGCTATGACGTACATACGTGCGAAATTATGGAACTCCGGATTTATTTTTTACGTTAACATGCAATCCAAAGTGGACGAAAATTGAACATGAGTTGGAACCCGGCCAAAAACCGCAATATCGCCATGACATAATCGCCAGAGTATTTCAACAAAATCTAAAGGTTATGATGGATGTgctgaaatgtaatttttccttttcaaatataaaacaaaacaaaaaaaattttctttatcttttaaTCACCAAACGAAATGTTACATGAAACGATGCACTTGGTGGCGAAACGGAGTTCGCCGGGCTTTCTAGTTAACATAgcaaatagatatttatattcagTGGAATTTCGGCTTTGCTTATAAGTAACCAtactcaatgatatttgaacaataAACAATGATaaacaattgtaaaattttgtaggtggccgcaccaatatggtcgcctggatgcagttgAACGCAGATGAAGAAGCTACAGACCTGCCAGAACACAGCACGCCGGACCCCGACAGTATGCCTCTTGATGTTTCCCATCGAACATCGAcatagtgagacgcttatgctcccagttaaagagcagaaatcacccctgcagccacctgcttggagcggaagcgcctcctaggaacatcaagaggtcttccttaactacgtcgacgacatcgaacaatacgccgaccggacttcggacgcaactaacctCTGACAGGtactgatcgccattcacagtggagctatcaacaccttcactgactcccttccagtgaatggcgttcttggagtgaAATCACCACctattgcagacgaagagctcgagttgccgcgagaaacgcgagtgaccctagcgcagcttcgttctggatattgtagcaggttaaactcctacttgtctagaatagaccccgacatatccaacatatgtcctgcgtgcaatgagtctccgcaggacactggccacctcttgcATGCCccgccaaccccactcatctgacaCACTTTTCCCTTTGGTTCGACCaagtcgaaacagcacgtttcctgagcCTCCCTTTAGGTGATGTCGACGACAACTTAGATAATCCTCACTAccctaacggggattagataCTCcgttaaaataacaacaacaagcacattCGAAAAGGAAAGCGGCCAGTGTCTCCGGTCCGCATTGGTTGGATTGGTTGCCCACGATTTCCAGCCATTCAACATCGTCACAAATACTGGGTTTAGGCATTTCGTTAAAATTGTAGATCCTAGATATGTCATACCTTGTCCCAATCATTTACgtgatatacatttttaaaatcattgcaTGGATTTATCCAAAAAATTGGAGTATATACTGCACGATATTTCTCATGTCGGCTTGACGACGGATGGTTGGACATCAGCGGCAAATGAGGGGTACTTAACCATAACGTGTCATTTCATTAACAACCATTCCAATTTGCGCTCTCTGGTTCTATCCACAAACAAATTGGAAGATGTAACCTCTCATAAAGCAGAAAAAGTCGcgagttttttaagaaatgttgtgtTAGAGTGGGACATAACAAATGAAGTGTACTGTATTGTTACAGATAATGCATCTGTTATGATAAAAGCATGCgaattattgcgaaaaaaacatttgccatatacatacaattaattTGATTATTCTAGACAGTTTAAAAGATAATCGAGAAcgtataataattttaagaaaatgtaaaggAATAgtgacatattttaaaaatagcgcGATAGCGTATAACAAATTCAAACTGGCGTAAAATACTAAGAACCGTATAGTTTGTTTAGCAAGAAACACCAACTAGATGGAATAGTATTtatttaatgattaaaagcataATAGCTACCAAAGATGCCATGGCGCAGGTGCCTTTGGAAACTAGGAAAGCTCCCGCTCCGTCTTGTCTGAAATACTAAGTTTGTTAGAAACATTTCAGGAAGCAACAGAAAACGTAAATACTATAAAAAGTGTTTAAGTTTTACAAActaattaatataaaagttgAACAATATTAATGCTTCCTTAACATCATCTGAAGCCACAATTTTGTGCGCAGATTTGCTTTGTCGGGTAGCAAGAAGATTATCTACATTTGAATCGAGAACATCATCGCGGATGGGTACATTACTCGACCCCTGTTTCAAAAAAGAATGTTTCGAACCTCAGACTATTACACAACAATCTGTTATTTGTTTAGAGCAGGAAGTGGCATCTTTACGTGAGAAAACAATTCACTGTGCGGACTGCAACATGAATGATAGTTCCAGTTCATCTTTTCTTGATTTCATAGATATGCGCATGACGGGAAAAGTAAAAACTTCGCGTTCAGATAGCATAATAATGTTGAGGCAATATTAtgaaagagccaacattaaggCCAGTGCAGATCCACTGCTTATGTGGAAGATGTAATTatccgtgcgattctgtactgtcacaagtctctaaatttgattCTCAAAATGTTGTAATTattaatatgcgggaatatagaCCCGTCTTaccattatatttaaatttgcctGTATTTTTAACAGggcttttttgtatattgtctgttttgtaaatacaggaatttttaattttgaccgAGCTCTTTATCCGGCTCGAAAGACCAAAAGTTTGTAACTCAATAAAGTATCTTTAAGTTCTTACCGCTGGTGGGGGAAAAATAAAGATCTTtgtttgagattttaagttagagacaatttttgtgacttgagacgattttgctattctatAAGtgacaaaatctattacatttctttattcagagatgttttaaCACTTGAGCAGAAATAACTATGTCGctagcaaatattaaattttctacaacatagccaaaaaacataattaccaaaaaaataaaaatatatgttggcttttttcataatttttacgaaacttatgtaaaatttaattatttttcacctTTTCGTGTTtaagttgcttacaaaatataaaaaaacgacaatcgattaatatctatgatgatctctattaagtctattcaaaatggcaaacaagagttctttttagttttggtaCCTATGGCTAACTATCAGGTCacaaatttgagacaatattttgggactaacgctagagactgtttagtgaatagtaacttgtcacaaattgagactttacctcaaaatatCAAGAATATATACCCGAATACATAGCAGAACGATACTTACTAAATTTCGAGATATTCGCATTTCAAGTTAAGCTCTCTCTTTAATACGTACTTTTCTTTCGCTATGTTTCCTGTGTCTGCGGTTCTTTTTtcctattttgttttatttttattttatttataaataaagaaatctCTAATTAGCTTTTCTATGACTTCTTTATAGCAGATCTAAGTTTGAACCTTCTGATTTACAACCCGAGAGCCAAAGTTCCGGTTGACACTCATGTGTAACCCCACTTACCCCTAACATAGCGTTAGAGGCGACTTTTTCAGTGGCAGTGCGGATAACCGCGCCGTTGGAGACGGCATTGACTTGCCTGGTGGTGGGGAGTGCCTTCCACAACTTTTGTAAGCTCCAGCTTTGACGTGATGGTGGGCATTCTTGGTAAGAACCATCACTAAGACTGCCTCATATTTGGAGACAACATTCATCAGCCCCTTCGCGGTCATGGTCTCAAAACGTTTATCTCCGAAAACCATCCCACTAACTCCTTTTCATTACGAAGAACCTTACCGTCCGAAGTGAAATCATCCACAACCGTCGAAGCGGTGGACTTAACGACTTTCTCCCAGGCAGACTGATTCGCCGACGTATCACTGACGTAGAGGGCTCATGGCCAGCAAGGGTTTCGGGACAGCCGCTTTCTGAACACACTGGAGAACTTCATGCATTTGAACACATAGGAGGATTCGGCTCACGCTCAGGTTCGCTCAGTAGCAGCGACCACGCAAGCGGTCGATTAATGCGTACACTCCAGCTAAAGGTGTGGAATAAGTTACTCTATTGGCCGTCGGACGGATCAGTGTCCACGTACGATGTGCAGCTGCACCGAATCGAACAGTCGGTAAAAAGTTCGTTGCTACGAAAACAACGGTCCTGAACTGGAACCGAGAAACGACTTGAATTCCCACGATACTCACTCTAAATACCTAGAAAAGAATACTAAATCTACTTACCACGCGTAGTCGCAATACAAGTAAACAATACTCATTTAATTCAACAATTCGTTCATTTACAGGAACATGTTTTAATTAGACAACCTAATCGATTATCTTCCTTCTCTTGCTCAGCACCATCACAAATATCCTCACCAATAAACATACGTTTTTAATTGCTTTGCAGAGATGCCAATTAATGTTCATCATAAATGCtgcgaaatatgtacatatatgcagcaACGCTAGACTATTTTTGTAAAGAGcaattaaaaggaaaattaaaggtatattttttaattacacatatttttaattaattaagcgGAGAAATAAATTAAGTGGGAAAATTCATACGTACTTTGCATATGTCTTTGACCCTATCAGTGTATTACGCGGGAGAAACCATTAACTGCTGGTCAATAAAGAGGGATACTGTACTTGGATCATAACTGATTTAATAAGTGGTCACATTCGCCGCCACAAGATATAACTAATTGACAATATTACTTTCCAGATACGACAGTAGTTGCCATGAGATCCCAGAATTCCGAATGTGGCAAAGGATATAGTGCACTCATTTCAAATTGTGACTGAATTTTTTCTCAACACTGTAGCTATTccactatttttatactcttgcaacctgttgctatagagtataatagtttttttcactAACAATTCTACTTATCAGGATCACGAGAAAAGTtgaactgtctgtctgtccgtccgtccgtaagtgcaagctgtaacttgagtaaatatcACGCCCACAATCCggcattaaccgaaaacctataaagtgccaaactaagtactaaattaagatataaaactgtatttTGGCTGAAGGGATCACA
The sequence above is drawn from the Bactrocera tryoni isolate S06 unplaced genomic scaffold, CSIRO_BtryS06_freeze2 scaffold_11, whole genome shotgun sequence genome and encodes:
- the LOC120779761 gene encoding uncharacterized protein LOC120779761 — protein: MHCVNETHRLYDVLQYSIIYWQGQDGYDITLKMVDPITGVSTNKNLSAMIYYTYRMMICTNEENAILKCRSLFQQFAVDMFVKVETKCLAFIRFNQAKLRSENYIHFHDAIHSSSYIGIPRHMHEYAQDAMTYIRAKLWNSGFIFYVNMQSKVDEN
- the LOC120779762 gene encoding uncharacterized protein LOC120779762 — its product is MEKSNHPDPLLTPPQPLKPLFEGSVPDSNHFLQHIIEYNNCFRMTSFGANIIREDGFMPTCKIQGQIYHLHGSMVPRPDEPHQFLQIYFISSMLDQLNVRCNIQGTQQLKRRIIEQLQAFFHTNNAVVNMFKTALERMPSDMHKFVIRAD